A single genomic interval of Streptomyces graminofaciens harbors:
- the eccE gene encoding type VII secretion protein EccE gives MASASRTRSRSLSRTEASASHASSAPATAPAPGSSDSLTTTPPGPATLHLTGGSGHFGAFRLQQLFLVEAAAAVLLVGWAVHPLALVPAAVVATALVLLAVVRRRGRSLPEWLATARALKARQRRAASTPIRPGTEPGLAPAVECDPSLRTYAYGGRNRRPVGIIGDGTFVTAVLQVEADATALRAERSRQPLPLGLVRDALEVDGIRLESAQVVLHTQPAPAIQLPQQSVAVSNYAPLQAQTGAPAVRITWIALKLDPELCPEAVAARGGGLLGAQKCVVRVADHLASRLTGAGFRTTVLDEEELTAAVATSACANPLVTAEAGRTDTPQRRTEESGRSWRCDNRRHTTYWVRRWPQLGGDRGASLPQLVGSLTAVPALATTFSLTMARGERQEVTLTGHLRVTGRGDEELVAARRALEHAARQAGAGLARLDREQLPGVLATLPLGGVR, from the coding sequence CCGCGACGGCCCCCGCTCCCGGCTCGTCCGATTCGCTCACGACGACACCCCCGGGTCCGGCCACTCTTCATCTCACGGGCGGCTCCGGGCACTTCGGGGCATTCCGGTTGCAGCAGCTGTTCCTCGTGGAGGCGGCCGCTGCCGTGCTGCTGGTCGGCTGGGCCGTCCATCCCCTCGCGCTCGTCCCGGCCGCGGTCGTGGCCACAGCGCTCGTGCTCCTCGCGGTCGTACGTCGTCGGGGGCGGTCGCTGCCCGAATGGCTGGCCACCGCACGCGCGTTGAAGGCGCGGCAGCGGAGGGCGGCCAGTACTCCGATACGGCCGGGGACCGAGCCGGGGCTGGCTCCGGCGGTGGAGTGCGATCCGAGTCTGCGGACTTACGCGTACGGCGGGCGGAACCGGCGGCCGGTCGGGATCATCGGGGACGGGACGTTCGTGACGGCCGTGTTGCAGGTCGAGGCGGACGCCACGGCGTTGCGGGCGGAGCGGAGCCGGCAGCCGTTGCCGCTCGGGCTGGTGCGGGACGCGCTGGAGGTGGACGGGATCCGGCTGGAGAGCGCGCAGGTCGTCCTGCACACCCAGCCCGCGCCCGCGATACAGCTGCCCCAGCAGTCGGTGGCCGTCAGCAACTACGCGCCGTTGCAGGCCCAGACCGGGGCGCCGGCCGTCAGGATCACCTGGATCGCGTTGAAGCTCGACCCCGAGCTGTGCCCGGAGGCGGTGGCCGCGCGTGGCGGTGGTCTTCTCGGGGCGCAGAAGTGCGTGGTGCGGGTCGCGGACCATCTGGCCAGTCGGCTCACGGGCGCCGGGTTCCGGACGACCGTGCTCGACGAGGAGGAGCTGACGGCCGCCGTGGCCACCTCCGCCTGTGCCAATCCACTGGTGACGGCCGAGGCGGGGCGTACGGACACTCCGCAGCGCAGGACCGAGGAGTCCGGGCGGAGCTGGCGGTGCGACAACCGCCGGCACACGACGTACTGGGTGCGCAGGTGGCCGCAGTTGGGCGGCGACCGGGGGGCCTCGCTGCCGCAACTGGTGGGCTCGCTCACGGCCGTGCCCGCGCTCGCGACCACCTTCAGTCTGACCATGGCGCGCGGGGAGCGGCAGGAGGTGACGCTCACCGGCCATCTGCGGGTGACGGGGCGCGGCGACGAGGAACTCGTCGCCGCGCGCCGCGCGTTGGAGCACGCGGCCCGGCAGGCCGGGGCCGGTCTCGCGCGCCTCGACCGCGAGCAGCTGCCGGGCGTGCTCGCCACGCTGCCTCTGGGGGGTGTTCGGTGA